A region of Mesorhizobium sp. M3A.F.Ca.ET.080.04.2.1 DNA encodes the following proteins:
- a CDS encoding alpha/beta hydrolase: MTLSRLLSAVVLTVAFSAASQAAEIGMREIFVAAPERGRDLQVFVWYPAEAGGEAVLLGDNKVFKGVPALKNAPLVKGRFPLVVLSHGSGGRVQGMAWLATELARAGFIVAGPNHPGTTSGDSTPVNTPKVWERTQDLSAVIDTMTTDPTWSSAVDSGKIGVLGFSLGGAAAMEIAGARASLDAYAQYCDEYKKWDCAWYAGGIGYLNDVVVHVDKLDLRTIDKTRFDQSNLDPRVKSAVLIDPGLALAYDAESLKAVTIPMDFINLGSADTIPDGVIADKLAALTPRGTYATVKGAIHFSFLQECKPGGAELLKESGEVDPICADGGSRSRADLHAELVGLIRSDLQRAFKDPM; encoded by the coding sequence ATGACACTCTCCCGTTTGCTTTCCGCGGTAGTGCTTACAGTCGCGTTCTCCGCAGCCAGCCAGGCTGCCGAGATCGGCATGCGCGAAATCTTCGTGGCCGCGCCAGAACGCGGCCGCGACCTCCAGGTGTTTGTCTGGTATCCGGCCGAGGCCGGCGGCGAAGCCGTTCTGCTGGGCGACAACAAGGTATTCAAGGGCGTGCCGGCCCTGAAGAATGCGCCGCTCGTCAAAGGACGCTTTCCACTCGTCGTGCTGTCGCACGGGTCGGGCGGCCGTGTCCAGGGAATGGCCTGGCTGGCAACGGAACTCGCCAGGGCGGGCTTTATAGTCGCCGGTCCCAATCACCCCGGCACGACCAGCGGTGACTCGACCCCAGTCAACACGCCCAAGGTGTGGGAACGCACGCAGGACCTTTCCGCGGTGATCGACACGATGACGACCGACCCGACCTGGAGCAGCGCCGTCGACAGCGGCAAGATCGGTGTCCTTGGCTTCTCGCTCGGCGGCGCGGCGGCGATGGAGATTGCCGGCGCCCGCGCCAGCCTCGACGCCTATGCCCAATATTGCGACGAATACAAGAAATGGGACTGCGCCTGGTATGCCGGCGGCATCGGCTATCTCAACGACGTGGTCGTGCATGTCGACAAGCTCGACCTGCGGACGATCGACAAGACACGCTTCGATCAATCAAACCTCGACCCCCGCGTCAAATCGGCCGTGCTGATCGATCCCGGCCTTGCCCTGGCTTACGATGCCGAAAGCCTGAAGGCGGTCACGATCCCGATGGATTTCATCAATCTGGGCAGCGCCGACACGATCCCCGACGGGGTGATTGCCGATAAATTGGCGGCGCTGACGCCGCGCGGGACCTATGCCACCGTCAAGGGCGCAATCCACTTCAGCTTCCTGCAGGAATGCAAGCCGGGCGGCGCCGAACTGCTGAAGGAATCCGGTGAAGTCGACCCGATCTGCGCCGACGGCGGCAGCCGGTCACGCGCCGACCTTCACGCCGAGCTGGTCGGCCTGATACGGAGCGACCTGCAGCGAGCCTTCAAGGACCCGATGTGA
- a CDS encoding LysR substrate-binding domain-containing protein — MSHDRRTIRHSVPSLHGLILFEAAARHLNFSTAASELSITQPAVSHGIRQLEVTLGHPLFVREHRTLSLTTQGLRLYAAVASGFGTISETLAEISGSAHRDKIVASASTVLATEWLLPKLAGLRQEHPNLQIEIRCLDRDPELASSGIDIHIRLGDGNWPFCSSTQLWAEQIVPVCSPAFLERHGPFGSVAELLSHPLIHYVDPYRLRIGWAEWLRALELPVPANLPVALEVNDSLFAQKAAEMGEGISLGWRPIVDHALAAGRLAIAFPRTLETGRHHYAVIASGPGIRRAVAQFRDWLSARSSA, encoded by the coding sequence ATGAGCCACGACCGCCGCACGATCCGCCATTCAGTCCCTTCGCTGCACGGTTTGATTTTGTTCGAGGCGGCAGCGCGCCATCTCAATTTTTCCACCGCCGCCAGCGAGCTCTCGATAACCCAGCCTGCGGTCAGTCATGGCATCAGGCAGCTGGAAGTGACGCTCGGCCATCCATTGTTCGTGCGCGAGCACCGTACGCTCAGCCTTACCACCCAGGGCCTGCGCCTGTACGCGGCGGTGGCAAGCGGCTTTGGCACCATTTCCGAGACGCTCGCGGAGATTTCCGGTTCGGCGCATCGCGACAAGATCGTTGCCAGCGCTTCCACGGTTCTCGCCACCGAATGGCTGCTTCCGAAGCTGGCGGGGCTTCGGCAGGAGCATCCCAATCTGCAGATCGAGATCCGGTGTCTTGATCGCGACCCGGAGCTCGCATCGTCCGGGATCGATATTCACATTCGACTGGGCGACGGCAACTGGCCTTTTTGCAGCAGCACCCAGTTGTGGGCCGAGCAGATTGTTCCGGTGTGCAGCCCGGCGTTTCTCGAACGTCACGGACCGTTCGGGTCTGTCGCGGAATTGCTGTCGCATCCGCTCATCCACTATGTCGACCCTTACCGATTGAGGATTGGCTGGGCCGAATGGTTGCGAGCTCTTGAATTGCCGGTGCCGGCGAATTTGCCCGTCGCACTGGAGGTCAACGATTCGCTCTTTGCCCAAAAAGCGGCCGAGATGGGCGAGGGGATTTCGCTGGGCTGGCGACCGATCGTCGACCATGCGCTTGCTGCCGGACGGCTTGCCATTGCTTTTCCCCGGACGTTGGAAACGGGTCGTCACCACTATGCCGTGATCGCTTCGGGTCCTGGAATCAGAAGAGCCGTAGCGCAGTTCAGGGATTGGCTTTCGGCAAGATCTTCCGCCTGA
- a CDS encoding M24 family metallopeptidase: protein MIQLPFALAEYRSRLAAIRAEMAQRGLDLLIVNDVANQHYITGYDGWSFYTPQVVLVPLGDEEPVWIGRAMDAAGGLLTAWMKPENVVGFPEDHVQRPDRHPMDWIAGWIDKKGWGRGNIGIELEAYYYSPKAHARLTAGLPNAMFHDADLLVNWIRSVKSEAEIAYLRKAARLAEAAVSAAYEVIAPGVRECDAIAKIQAAQIAGSPDFAGDITALPPTILGGENASAPHIMWSDRRFGENETVALELAGVVRRYAAGLARTLQLGAMPAKVGDTGKAVLEGMDAVLAAIKPGAVAEDVEASWRKVIQRYDLKKESRIGYSIGAAYPPDWGEHTISLRQGDKTILKPGNVLHSILGMWMDGWGIEISETIFVTANGCETLTSFPREIHVKR from the coding sequence ATGATCCAATTGCCTTTTGCGCTTGCCGAGTATCGAAGCAGGCTTGCCGCCATCCGCGCCGAGATGGCGCAGCGCGGTCTCGATCTGCTGATCGTCAATGACGTTGCCAACCAGCACTACATCACCGGTTACGACGGCTGGTCGTTCTATACGCCGCAGGTGGTCCTGGTGCCGCTTGGCGACGAGGAGCCGGTCTGGATCGGCCGGGCCATGGACGCGGCGGGCGGGCTGCTGACGGCCTGGATGAAGCCGGAGAATGTCGTCGGCTTCCCTGAAGACCATGTCCAGCGCCCGGACCGCCATCCGATGGACTGGATTGCCGGCTGGATCGACAAGAAGGGCTGGGGGCGCGGCAATATCGGCATCGAGCTCGAGGCCTATTACTATTCGCCGAAAGCCCATGCCCGCCTGACCGCCGGCCTGCCCAACGCGATGTTCCACGACGCCGACCTCCTGGTGAACTGGATCCGCAGTGTCAAGTCGGAGGCCGAGATCGCCTACCTGCGCAAGGCCGCGCGCCTGGCCGAGGCGGCGGTCAGTGCGGCCTATGAGGTGATTGCGCCGGGCGTCCGCGAATGCGACGCCATCGCCAAGATCCAGGCGGCACAAATAGCCGGCTCGCCGGACTTCGCCGGCGACATCACCGCTTTGCCGCCGACCATCCTTGGCGGCGAGAACGCCTCGGCCCCGCACATCATGTGGAGCGACCGCCGCTTCGGCGAGAACGAAACCGTCGCGCTGGAACTCGCCGGTGTCGTGCGCCGCTACGCCGCCGGTCTCGCGCGCACGCTTCAGCTGGGCGCCATGCCCGCCAAGGTCGGCGACACGGGCAAGGCCGTGCTGGAAGGGATGGACGCCGTGCTCGCCGCGATCAAGCCCGGCGCGGTGGCGGAAGACGTCGAGGCAAGCTGGCGCAAGGTCATCCAGCGCTACGACCTGAAGAAGGAGTCGCGCATCGGCTATTCGATCGGCGCCGCCTATCCGCCCGACTGGGGCGAGCACACGATCAGCCTGCGCCAGGGCGACAAGACCATCCTGAAGCCTGGCAACGTGCTTCATTCCATTCTCGGCATGTGGATGGACGGCTGGGGCATCGAAATCAGCGAAACGATCTTCGTCACTGCCAATGGCTGCGAGACGCTGACCAGCTTCCCGCGAGAAATCCATGTCAAGCGCTGA
- a CDS encoding amidohydrolase: MSSAEAGNGLMDPALERRMIEIRRHLHRNPELSNEERETQAYLKHALEEAGLHGVRPVAGFGLAVEIVGTAAPSNRKVVIRADIDALPITEASGVPFSSERPGVMHACGHDAHAAMGYAAAAMLERQKQSFSGTVRIIFQPAEEAEPLGGRRVVAEGLLDDIDAAIGIHVDPYTTTGKIAVGPGPYTLACDTFDIRVTGSSAHAAKPSEGVDAIAVACSIVTELQKVVSREIDPYDPLVVSITGIEGGGAYNVIAAEARLKGTIRSGHEATRQYAWRRLRQIVEGVAACHNASAEVNLQRGEPPVINDPDMVEIIRKAGADLLGQEGVVGAPGWTAADDFAFYSEKCPSVYFRLGIRNEEAGAVYPLHHPRFRVDEAALSIGATLLSAAPATSCGRLMNRVSSSLT; this comes from the coding sequence ATGTCAAGCGCTGAAGCCGGCAATGGCTTGATGGACCCCGCTCTGGAGCGCCGGATGATCGAGATCCGGCGCCATCTCCACCGCAACCCGGAGCTCTCCAACGAAGAGCGCGAGACGCAGGCCTATCTCAAGCATGCGCTGGAGGAAGCCGGATTGCATGGCGTGAGGCCGGTGGCCGGCTTCGGTCTCGCCGTGGAGATCGTCGGCACGGCGGCGCCTTCGAACCGCAAGGTGGTGATCCGGGCCGACATCGATGCGCTGCCGATCACGGAAGCCTCCGGCGTGCCGTTCAGCTCCGAGCGTCCAGGCGTCATGCATGCCTGCGGCCATGACGCCCACGCGGCAATGGGCTATGCTGCCGCCGCTATGCTGGAGCGCCAGAAGCAGTCCTTCAGCGGCACGGTGAGGATCATCTTCCAGCCTGCCGAGGAGGCGGAGCCGCTGGGTGGTCGGCGCGTCGTGGCGGAAGGGCTGCTCGACGATATCGACGCCGCGATCGGCATCCATGTCGATCCTTACACCACGACGGGCAAGATCGCGGTGGGCCCGGGGCCGTATACCCTCGCCTGCGACACGTTCGACATCAGGGTGACCGGGAGTTCCGCGCACGCGGCCAAGCCGTCGGAGGGCGTCGACGCCATCGCCGTCGCCTGCTCGATCGTGACGGAGCTGCAGAAGGTCGTCTCGCGCGAGATCGATCCCTACGATCCGCTGGTCGTCTCCATCACCGGCATCGAGGGCGGCGGCGCCTATAATGTGATCGCGGCCGAGGCCAGGTTGAAAGGCACGATCCGCAGCGGCCACGAGGCGACCCGCCAGTATGCTTGGAGGAGGCTGCGCCAGATCGTCGAGGGCGTGGCGGCATGTCATAACGCCAGCGCCGAGGTGAACCTGCAGCGCGGTGAGCCGCCGGTGATCAACGACCCCGACATGGTCGAGATCATCCGCAAGGCTGGCGCCGATCTGCTGGGACAAGAGGGCGTGGTCGGCGCGCCGGGCTGGACCGCCGCGGACGATTTTGCTTTCTACAGCGAGAAGTGCCCGTCGGTCTATTTCCGGCTCGGCATCCGTAACGAGGAAGCCGGCGCGGTCTATCCGCTCCATCATCCGCGCTTTCGCGTCGACGAGGCGGCGCTCTCCATTGGGGCTACCCTGCTTTCCGCCGCCCCCGCGACTTCCTGCGGCCGCCTCATGAATCGAGTTTCGTCCAGCCTCACCTGA
- a CDS encoding AraC family transcriptional regulator, whose amino-acid sequence MIFVPLPFVVALLLLILLVRILQGEQSSQANRPFLALVGLCAVQSILVGLRWGYDVLDLRFLMPVVASCLPPLVLASFRSLIHHDAAEADGVRWLHAAPPVVIVGLLLLAPALIDAALIVIFVGYALAVLSLGRAGPDALDEARFDGAIAAHRALVIAAASLCLSALFDLVVLLDFEWSRGKNAAFLVSNANLLGLFLFGITAIVAARARATPMPPIETEAASIAAQDREVLDRIDKLLVEQKLSRDENLTLSRLARRAGVPARRISGAVNRLAGKNVSQYINDFRVAEACRLLHETDLSVTAAMLESGFQTKSNFNREFRRVTALSPANWREKARSAAT is encoded by the coding sequence GTGATTTTCGTTCCTCTGCCCTTCGTCGTCGCCCTGCTGCTGCTGATCCTGCTTGTCAGGATCCTGCAGGGCGAGCAGTCGTCGCAAGCCAACCGTCCATTCCTGGCCCTTGTGGGGTTGTGCGCTGTGCAATCTATCCTCGTCGGCTTGCGCTGGGGCTATGATGTCCTGGATTTGCGCTTTTTGATGCCTGTGGTGGCGAGCTGCCTGCCGCCGCTGGTCCTGGCGAGCTTTCGCAGCTTGATCCATCACGATGCGGCGGAAGCGGACGGTGTCCGCTGGCTTCATGCCGCACCCCCGGTGGTCATCGTCGGGCTGTTGCTGCTGGCTCCCGCGTTGATAGATGCTGCCTTGATCGTGATCTTCGTGGGCTACGCATTGGCTGTGCTCAGCCTTGGCCGCGCCGGCCCGGACGCGCTGGACGAGGCACGCTTCGACGGCGCAATAGCCGCGCATCGCGCGCTCGTCATCGCAGCCGCATCGCTTTGTCTGTCGGCCCTGTTCGATTTGGTGGTGCTCCTGGATTTCGAATGGAGCAGGGGCAAGAACGCGGCCTTCCTGGTCAGCAATGCGAACCTTCTCGGTCTCTTTCTCTTCGGTATCACTGCCATTGTCGCTGCCCGCGCACGGGCAACTCCGATGCCTCCCATCGAAACTGAGGCCGCATCCATCGCCGCGCAGGATCGCGAGGTCCTCGACCGCATAGACAAGCTGCTGGTCGAGCAGAAACTCTCGCGCGACGAAAACCTGACCTTGTCGCGCCTGGCGCGGCGCGCTGGCGTTCCGGCCCGCCGCATATCCGGCGCGGTCAACCGGCTCGCCGGCAAGAACGTTTCGCAATACATCAACGATTTCCGCGTCGCCGAAGCCTGTCGGCTGCTGCACGAAACCGACCTGTCCGTGACGGCTGCGATGCTGGAATCCGGCTTCCAGACCAAATCGAATTTCAACCGCGAGTTCCGGCGCGTTACCGCGCTCAGCCCAGCCAACTGGCGCGAGAAGGCGCGGTCGGCGGCGACCTGA
- a CDS encoding FadR/GntR family transcriptional regulator, producing the protein MTDLLPPIQTTARDDAVLKALAGFVRQEALGPGEKLPTERILAERLKVSRNTVREALTRWEGLGLVERRQGSGTYLKAAVSPDMLHMPLTLAGGNDFAGLMSTLEIRRALEAEAAALCAVRAGKAEIAEIERKLDIMEEAFHTRAGMSSEEDWEFHQAVFRASGNPLFEQIIAAMYEMFHRFWEHPLGVRDFGHASFPYHRTIFDCIAAHDPDGARDEALKLIATVEDDLKRGAANLKLSDRR; encoded by the coding sequence GTGACCGATCTCCTGCCGCCCATCCAGACCACGGCCCGCGACGACGCGGTGCTCAAGGCGTTGGCGGGCTTCGTCAGGCAGGAGGCCCTTGGCCCGGGTGAAAAGCTGCCGACCGAGCGCATCCTGGCGGAGCGTCTCAAGGTCAGCCGCAACACGGTGCGCGAAGCGCTCACCCGCTGGGAAGGGTTGGGCCTGGTTGAGCGGCGGCAGGGCAGCGGTACCTATCTCAAGGCGGCCGTCTCGCCCGATATGTTGCACATGCCGCTGACATTGGCCGGCGGCAATGATTTCGCCGGCCTGATGTCCACGCTGGAGATCCGCCGCGCGCTGGAGGCCGAGGCCGCCGCCCTTTGCGCCGTCCGCGCCGGCAAGGCCGAGATCGCAGAGATCGAACGCAAGCTCGACATCATGGAAGAGGCCTTCCACACCCGCGCCGGCATGTCGTCGGAGGAGGACTGGGAATTCCATCAGGCGGTCTTCCGTGCCTCGGGAAATCCGCTGTTCGAGCAGATCATCGCCGCCATGTACGAGATGTTCCACCGCTTCTGGGAACATCCGCTCGGCGTGCGCGACTTCGGCCATGCCAGCTTTCCCTATCACCGCACCATCTTCGACTGCATCGCCGCGCACGATCCGGACGGGGCCCGCGACGAGGCGCTGAAGCTCATCGCCACCGTCGAGGACGACCTGAAGCGCGGCGCCGCCAACCTCAAACTTTCGGACCGCAGATGA